In Thunnus thynnus chromosome 20, fThuThy2.1, whole genome shotgun sequence, a single window of DNA contains:
- the rnf157 gene encoding E3 ubiquitin ligase RNF157 isoform X3, giving the protein MGALTSRQNIGVEEVDIPSNSVYRYPPKSGSYFASHFIMGGEKFDSTHPEGYLFGENTDLNFLGTRPVAFPYAAPPPQEPVKTLRSLINIRKDTLRLVRCSEDLKLPGDEAAGKNRSCYNVEFTFDADTQVAITIYYQAIEEFHNGVPVYLPQDSSLQSETVHFKRGVCQQFCLPSHTVNLSEWADEELLFDMDKEIFPMVVQAVVDEGEEHLGHSHILLATFEKHMDGSYCVKPLKQKQVVDGVSYLLQEIYGIENKYNSQESKVADDEISDNSAECVVCLSDVRDTLILPCRHLCLCNACADTLRYQANCCPICRLPFRALLQIRAMRKKLSPLSPTSFNPVITSQTSDSEEHSASEHIPPGYEAVSLLEALNGPLNTSSVAPPLHSGPSHVTGALPPYSSDPHPAPARSPSPLDHSNSSQGLKLKKSGSKSLSQNSSVLPEEEDEKSCSESEACRHKLAVDQQECGVTPDSENLTLSSSGAIDQSSCTGTPLSSTITSPEDPVSSSLAQSVMSMASSHSQHSHISTDTMSSMSGSYLAGAEGEHGGDEGGDAEEGEENQDAPMESRGPSQQDGEFSKEPKEQNYSVAVEEQDSEGNDVTEEDCSSPSNGKGLMYLGGYRPVLEPLPHHTSTSNINLEEQGAENRDGQSPKHPRRGPLIV; this is encoded by the exons ATGGGAGCTTTAACAAGCAGGCAGAATATAGGCGTGGAAGAAGTGGACATTCCGTCCAATTCGGTGTACCGTTATCCACCGAAATCTG GGAGTTACTTCGCCAGCCATTTCATCATGGGGGGAGAGAAGTTTGACTCCACCCATCCTGAAGGTTACCTGTTCGGGGAAAACACAGACCTTAACTTCCTGGGGACCAGACCAGTAGCG ttccCTTACGCAGCCCCTCCACCTCAGGAACCAGTAAAGACGTTACGAAGCCTTATAAACATCCGTAAGGACACGCTGCGGCTTGTTCG ATGCAGCGAGGACCTGAAGCTGCCGGGTGACGAGGCGGCGGGTAAGAACAGGTCCTGCTACAACGTAGAGTTCACCTTTGATGCTGACACGCAGGTGGCCATCACCATCTACTACCAGGCCATAGAGGAGTTTCACAACGGAGTGCCGGT CTACCTGCCCCAGGACAGCTCTCTGCAGTCTGAGACGGTGCACTTCAAGAGGGGAGTTTGCCAGCAGTTCTGCCTGCCCTCACACACCGTCAACCTCAGCGAGTGGGCCGACGAGGAG ctgctgtttgataTGGACAAGGAGATCTTCCCCATGGTGGTGCAGGCCGTGGTCGACGAGGGGGAAG AACATTTGGGACACTCTCATATTCTGCTGGCGACATTTGAAAAG CACATGGATGGGAGCTACTGTGTGAAGCCTCTGAAGCAGAAACAAGTG GTGGATGGAGTGAGTTATCTACTGCAGGAGATCTATGGGATCGAGAACAAATACAACAGCCAAGAATCAAAG GTTGCCGACGACGAGATCAGCGACAACAGCGCggagtgtgtggtgtgtttgtcgGACGTGCGGGACACGCTCATCCTGCCGTGCAGACACCTGTGTCTCTGCAACGCCTGTGCAGACACTCTGCGCTACCAGGCCAACTGCTGCCCCATCTGCAGACTGC CGTTCAGAGCTCTGCTGCAGATCCGAGCCATGCGGAAGAAACTCAGTCCTTTGTCGCCTACCAGCTTTAACCCCGTCATCACCTCCCAGACGTCTGACTCAGAGGAACACTCG GCGTCGGAGCACATCCCTCCAGGCTACGAGGCGGTGTCTCTCCTGGAAGCGCTGAACGGCCCCCTCAACACCTCCTCGGTGGCTCCTCCTCTACACTCGGGTCCCAGTCACGTCACCGGAGCGCTGCCTCCTTACAGCAGTGACCCCCACCCGGCACCGGCCCGCTCCCCCTCCCCTCTAGACCACTCCAACTCCAGTCAGGGACTCAAACTCAAGAAGAGTGGTTCGAA gTCACTTTCCCAGAATTCCTCTGTGCTtcctgaggaggaggatgagaagtCTTGCAGTGAATCAGAGGCCTGTCGCCACAAACTCGCTGTGGATCAGCAGGag TGCGGAGTGACTCCAGACAGCGAGAACCTGACTCTCTCCTCGTCTGGAGCCATCGACCAGTCATCCTGCACCGGAACCCCGCTCTCCTCCACCATCACTTCCCCTgaag ACCCAGTGAGCAGCAGCCTGGCCCAGTCAGTGATGTCCATGGCCTCGTCCCACTCGCAGCACTCCCACATCAGCACTGACACCATGTCCTCCATGTCAGGGTCCTACCTGGCCGGGGCAGAAGGCGAGCACGGGGGGGACGAGGGGGGAGACGCTGAAGAAGGGGAGGAGAACCAGGACGCCCCCATGGAGAGCAGAGGACCCTCGCAACAGGACGGG GAATTTTCCAAGGAGCCAAAGGAACAAAACTACTCAGTGGCTGTAGAGGAGCAGGACTCGGAG GGGAACGATGTCACTGAAGAGGACTGCTCCTCCCCGTCTAATGGGAAAG GTCTGATGTACCTCGGGGGCTACAGGCCTGTTTTGGAGCCCCTCCCCCACCACACCTCCACCAGCAATATTAACCTGGAGGAGCAGGGGGCAGAGAACAGGGACGGCCAGAGTCCTAAACATCCTCGCCGCGGACCACTCATTGtgtaa
- the rnf157 gene encoding E3 ubiquitin ligase RNF157 isoform X2: MGALTSRQNIGVEEVDIPSNSVYRYPPKSGSYFASHFIMGGEKFDSTHPEGYLFGENTDLNFLGTRPVAFPYAAPPPQEPVKTLRSLINIRKDTLRLVRCSEDLKLPGDEAAGKNRSCYNVEFTFDADTQVAITIYYQAIEEFHNGVPVYLPQDSSLQSETVHFKRGVCQQFCLPSHTVNLSEWADEELLFDMDKEIFPMVVQAVVDEGEEHLGHSHILLATFEKHMDGSYCVKPLKQKQVVDGVSYLLQEIYGIENKYNSQESKVADDEISDNSAECVVCLSDVRDTLILPCRHLCLCNACADTLRYQANCCPICRLPFRALLQIRAMRKKLSPLSPTSFNPVITSQTSDSEEHSASEHIPPGYEAVSLLEALNGPLNTSSVAPPLHSGPSHVTGALPPYSSDPHPAPARSPSPLDHSNSSQGLKLKKSGSKSLSQNSSVLPEEEDEKSCSESEACRHKLAVDQQECGVTPDSENLTLSSSGAIDQSSCTGTPLSSTITSPEDPVSSSLAQSVMSMASSHSQHSHISTDTMSSMSGSYLAGAEGEHGGDEGGDAEEGEENQDAPMESRGPSQQDGEFSKEPKEQNYSVAVEEQDSEGNDVTEEDCSSPSNGKGGRSRCPELANNNQGVALCDTPSLGLDNEQAPDSRFAGEWHPLEHGPMRAEDRA; encoded by the exons ATGGGAGCTTTAACAAGCAGGCAGAATATAGGCGTGGAAGAAGTGGACATTCCGTCCAATTCGGTGTACCGTTATCCACCGAAATCTG GGAGTTACTTCGCCAGCCATTTCATCATGGGGGGAGAGAAGTTTGACTCCACCCATCCTGAAGGTTACCTGTTCGGGGAAAACACAGACCTTAACTTCCTGGGGACCAGACCAGTAGCG ttccCTTACGCAGCCCCTCCACCTCAGGAACCAGTAAAGACGTTACGAAGCCTTATAAACATCCGTAAGGACACGCTGCGGCTTGTTCG ATGCAGCGAGGACCTGAAGCTGCCGGGTGACGAGGCGGCGGGTAAGAACAGGTCCTGCTACAACGTAGAGTTCACCTTTGATGCTGACACGCAGGTGGCCATCACCATCTACTACCAGGCCATAGAGGAGTTTCACAACGGAGTGCCGGT CTACCTGCCCCAGGACAGCTCTCTGCAGTCTGAGACGGTGCACTTCAAGAGGGGAGTTTGCCAGCAGTTCTGCCTGCCCTCACACACCGTCAACCTCAGCGAGTGGGCCGACGAGGAG ctgctgtttgataTGGACAAGGAGATCTTCCCCATGGTGGTGCAGGCCGTGGTCGACGAGGGGGAAG AACATTTGGGACACTCTCATATTCTGCTGGCGACATTTGAAAAG CACATGGATGGGAGCTACTGTGTGAAGCCTCTGAAGCAGAAACAAGTG GTGGATGGAGTGAGTTATCTACTGCAGGAGATCTATGGGATCGAGAACAAATACAACAGCCAAGAATCAAAG GTTGCCGACGACGAGATCAGCGACAACAGCGCggagtgtgtggtgtgtttgtcgGACGTGCGGGACACGCTCATCCTGCCGTGCAGACACCTGTGTCTCTGCAACGCCTGTGCAGACACTCTGCGCTACCAGGCCAACTGCTGCCCCATCTGCAGACTGC CGTTCAGAGCTCTGCTGCAGATCCGAGCCATGCGGAAGAAACTCAGTCCTTTGTCGCCTACCAGCTTTAACCCCGTCATCACCTCCCAGACGTCTGACTCAGAGGAACACTCG GCGTCGGAGCACATCCCTCCAGGCTACGAGGCGGTGTCTCTCCTGGAAGCGCTGAACGGCCCCCTCAACACCTCCTCGGTGGCTCCTCCTCTACACTCGGGTCCCAGTCACGTCACCGGAGCGCTGCCTCCTTACAGCAGTGACCCCCACCCGGCACCGGCCCGCTCCCCCTCCCCTCTAGACCACTCCAACTCCAGTCAGGGACTCAAACTCAAGAAGAGTGGTTCGAA gTCACTTTCCCAGAATTCCTCTGTGCTtcctgaggaggaggatgagaagtCTTGCAGTGAATCAGAGGCCTGTCGCCACAAACTCGCTGTGGATCAGCAGGag TGCGGAGTGACTCCAGACAGCGAGAACCTGACTCTCTCCTCGTCTGGAGCCATCGACCAGTCATCCTGCACCGGAACCCCGCTCTCCTCCACCATCACTTCCCCTgaag ACCCAGTGAGCAGCAGCCTGGCCCAGTCAGTGATGTCCATGGCCTCGTCCCACTCGCAGCACTCCCACATCAGCACTGACACCATGTCCTCCATGTCAGGGTCCTACCTGGCCGGGGCAGAAGGCGAGCACGGGGGGGACGAGGGGGGAGACGCTGAAGAAGGGGAGGAGAACCAGGACGCCCCCATGGAGAGCAGAGGACCCTCGCAACAGGACGGG GAATTTTCCAAGGAGCCAAAGGAACAAAACTACTCAGTGGCTGTAGAGGAGCAGGACTCGGAG GGGAACGATGTCACTGAAGAGGACTGCTCCTCCCCGTCTAATGGGAAAG GTGGGCGGAGCAGGTGTCCAGAGTTGGCCAATAACAATCAGGGCGTCGCCCTCTGTGACACACCCTCTTTGGGGTTGGATAATGAGCAGGCTCCCGACAGCCGATTCGCCGGTGAGTGGCACCCTCTCGAACATGGACCGATGAGAGCTGAGGACCGGGCATGA
- the rnf157 gene encoding E3 ubiquitin ligase RNF157 isoform X4 codes for MGALTSRQNIGVEEVDIPSNSVYRYPPKSGSYFASHFIMGGEKFDSTHPEGYLFGENTDLNFLGTRPVAFPYAAPPPQEPVKTLRSLINIRKDTLRLVRCSEDLKLPGDEAAGKNRSCYNVEFTFDADTQVAITIYYQAIEEFHNGVPVYLPQDSSLQSETVHFKRGVCQQFCLPSHTVNLSEWADEELLFDMDKEIFPMVVQAVVDEGEEHLGHSHILLATFEKHMDGSYCVKPLKQKQVVDGVSYLLQEIYGIENKYNSQESKVADDEISDNSAECVVCLSDVRDTLILPCRHLCLCNACADTLRYQANCCPICRLPFRALLQIRAMRKKLSPLSPTSFNPVITSQTSDSEEHSASEHIPPGYEAVSLLEALNGPLNTSSVAPPLHSGPSHVTGALPPYSSDPHPAPARSPSPLDHSNSSQGLKLKKSGSKSLSQNSSVLPEEEDEKSCSESEACRHKLAVDQQECGVTPDSENLTLSSSGAIDQSSCTGTPLSSTITSPEDPVSSSLAQSVMSMASSHSQHSHISTDTMSSMSGSYLAGAEGEHGGDEGGDAEEGEENQDAPMESRGPSQQDGEFSKEPKEQNYSVAVEEQDSEGNDVTEEDCSSPSNGKGGRSRCPELANNNQGVALCDTPSLGLDNEQAPDSRFADEESCPVHIED; via the exons ATGGGAGCTTTAACAAGCAGGCAGAATATAGGCGTGGAAGAAGTGGACATTCCGTCCAATTCGGTGTACCGTTATCCACCGAAATCTG GGAGTTACTTCGCCAGCCATTTCATCATGGGGGGAGAGAAGTTTGACTCCACCCATCCTGAAGGTTACCTGTTCGGGGAAAACACAGACCTTAACTTCCTGGGGACCAGACCAGTAGCG ttccCTTACGCAGCCCCTCCACCTCAGGAACCAGTAAAGACGTTACGAAGCCTTATAAACATCCGTAAGGACACGCTGCGGCTTGTTCG ATGCAGCGAGGACCTGAAGCTGCCGGGTGACGAGGCGGCGGGTAAGAACAGGTCCTGCTACAACGTAGAGTTCACCTTTGATGCTGACACGCAGGTGGCCATCACCATCTACTACCAGGCCATAGAGGAGTTTCACAACGGAGTGCCGGT CTACCTGCCCCAGGACAGCTCTCTGCAGTCTGAGACGGTGCACTTCAAGAGGGGAGTTTGCCAGCAGTTCTGCCTGCCCTCACACACCGTCAACCTCAGCGAGTGGGCCGACGAGGAG ctgctgtttgataTGGACAAGGAGATCTTCCCCATGGTGGTGCAGGCCGTGGTCGACGAGGGGGAAG AACATTTGGGACACTCTCATATTCTGCTGGCGACATTTGAAAAG CACATGGATGGGAGCTACTGTGTGAAGCCTCTGAAGCAGAAACAAGTG GTGGATGGAGTGAGTTATCTACTGCAGGAGATCTATGGGATCGAGAACAAATACAACAGCCAAGAATCAAAG GTTGCCGACGACGAGATCAGCGACAACAGCGCggagtgtgtggtgtgtttgtcgGACGTGCGGGACACGCTCATCCTGCCGTGCAGACACCTGTGTCTCTGCAACGCCTGTGCAGACACTCTGCGCTACCAGGCCAACTGCTGCCCCATCTGCAGACTGC CGTTCAGAGCTCTGCTGCAGATCCGAGCCATGCGGAAGAAACTCAGTCCTTTGTCGCCTACCAGCTTTAACCCCGTCATCACCTCCCAGACGTCTGACTCAGAGGAACACTCG GCGTCGGAGCACATCCCTCCAGGCTACGAGGCGGTGTCTCTCCTGGAAGCGCTGAACGGCCCCCTCAACACCTCCTCGGTGGCTCCTCCTCTACACTCGGGTCCCAGTCACGTCACCGGAGCGCTGCCTCCTTACAGCAGTGACCCCCACCCGGCACCGGCCCGCTCCCCCTCCCCTCTAGACCACTCCAACTCCAGTCAGGGACTCAAACTCAAGAAGAGTGGTTCGAA gTCACTTTCCCAGAATTCCTCTGTGCTtcctgaggaggaggatgagaagtCTTGCAGTGAATCAGAGGCCTGTCGCCACAAACTCGCTGTGGATCAGCAGGag TGCGGAGTGACTCCAGACAGCGAGAACCTGACTCTCTCCTCGTCTGGAGCCATCGACCAGTCATCCTGCACCGGAACCCCGCTCTCCTCCACCATCACTTCCCCTgaag ACCCAGTGAGCAGCAGCCTGGCCCAGTCAGTGATGTCCATGGCCTCGTCCCACTCGCAGCACTCCCACATCAGCACTGACACCATGTCCTCCATGTCAGGGTCCTACCTGGCCGGGGCAGAAGGCGAGCACGGGGGGGACGAGGGGGGAGACGCTGAAGAAGGGGAGGAGAACCAGGACGCCCCCATGGAGAGCAGAGGACCCTCGCAACAGGACGGG GAATTTTCCAAGGAGCCAAAGGAACAAAACTACTCAGTGGCTGTAGAGGAGCAGGACTCGGAG GGGAACGATGTCACTGAAGAGGACTGCTCCTCCCCGTCTAATGGGAAAG GTGGGCGGAGCAGGTGTCCAGAGTTGGCCAATAACAATCAGGGCGTCGCCCTCTGTGACACACCCTCTTTGGGGTTGGATAATGAGCAGGCTCCCGACAGCCGATTCGCCG ATGAGGAGTCGTGCCCAGTGCACATTGAGGACTAG
- the rnf157 gene encoding E3 ubiquitin ligase RNF157 isoform X1 → MGALTSRQNIGVEEVDIPSNSVYRYPPKSGSYFASHFIMGGEKFDSTHPEGYLFGENTDLNFLGTRPVAFPYAAPPPQEPVKTLRSLINIRKDTLRLVRCSEDLKLPGDEAAGKNRSCYNVEFTFDADTQVAITIYYQAIEEFHNGVPVYLPQDSSLQSETVHFKRGVCQQFCLPSHTVNLSEWADEELLFDMDKEIFPMVVQAVVDEGEEHLGHSHILLATFEKHMDGSYCVKPLKQKQVVDGVSYLLQEIYGIENKYNSQESKVADDEISDNSAECVVCLSDVRDTLILPCRHLCLCNACADTLRYQANCCPICRLPFRALLQIRAMRKKLSPLSPTSFNPVITSQTSDSEEHSASEHIPPGYEAVSLLEALNGPLNTSSVAPPLHSGPSHVTGALPPYSSDPHPAPARSPSPLDHSNSSQGLKLKKSGSKSLSQNSSVLPEEEDEKSCSESEACRHKLAVDQQECGVTPDSENLTLSSSGAIDQSSCTGTPLSSTITSPEDPVSSSLAQSVMSMASSHSQHSHISTDTMSSMSGSYLAGAEGEHGGDEGGDAEEGEENQDAPMESRGPSQQDGEFSKEPKEQNYSVAVEEQDSEGNDVTEEDCSSPSNGKGGRSRCPELANNNQGVALCDTPSLGLDNEQAPDSRFAGLMYLGGYRPVLEPLPHHTSTSNINLEEQGAENRDGQSPKHPRRGPLIV, encoded by the exons ATGGGAGCTTTAACAAGCAGGCAGAATATAGGCGTGGAAGAAGTGGACATTCCGTCCAATTCGGTGTACCGTTATCCACCGAAATCTG GGAGTTACTTCGCCAGCCATTTCATCATGGGGGGAGAGAAGTTTGACTCCACCCATCCTGAAGGTTACCTGTTCGGGGAAAACACAGACCTTAACTTCCTGGGGACCAGACCAGTAGCG ttccCTTACGCAGCCCCTCCACCTCAGGAACCAGTAAAGACGTTACGAAGCCTTATAAACATCCGTAAGGACACGCTGCGGCTTGTTCG ATGCAGCGAGGACCTGAAGCTGCCGGGTGACGAGGCGGCGGGTAAGAACAGGTCCTGCTACAACGTAGAGTTCACCTTTGATGCTGACACGCAGGTGGCCATCACCATCTACTACCAGGCCATAGAGGAGTTTCACAACGGAGTGCCGGT CTACCTGCCCCAGGACAGCTCTCTGCAGTCTGAGACGGTGCACTTCAAGAGGGGAGTTTGCCAGCAGTTCTGCCTGCCCTCACACACCGTCAACCTCAGCGAGTGGGCCGACGAGGAG ctgctgtttgataTGGACAAGGAGATCTTCCCCATGGTGGTGCAGGCCGTGGTCGACGAGGGGGAAG AACATTTGGGACACTCTCATATTCTGCTGGCGACATTTGAAAAG CACATGGATGGGAGCTACTGTGTGAAGCCTCTGAAGCAGAAACAAGTG GTGGATGGAGTGAGTTATCTACTGCAGGAGATCTATGGGATCGAGAACAAATACAACAGCCAAGAATCAAAG GTTGCCGACGACGAGATCAGCGACAACAGCGCggagtgtgtggtgtgtttgtcgGACGTGCGGGACACGCTCATCCTGCCGTGCAGACACCTGTGTCTCTGCAACGCCTGTGCAGACACTCTGCGCTACCAGGCCAACTGCTGCCCCATCTGCAGACTGC CGTTCAGAGCTCTGCTGCAGATCCGAGCCATGCGGAAGAAACTCAGTCCTTTGTCGCCTACCAGCTTTAACCCCGTCATCACCTCCCAGACGTCTGACTCAGAGGAACACTCG GCGTCGGAGCACATCCCTCCAGGCTACGAGGCGGTGTCTCTCCTGGAAGCGCTGAACGGCCCCCTCAACACCTCCTCGGTGGCTCCTCCTCTACACTCGGGTCCCAGTCACGTCACCGGAGCGCTGCCTCCTTACAGCAGTGACCCCCACCCGGCACCGGCCCGCTCCCCCTCCCCTCTAGACCACTCCAACTCCAGTCAGGGACTCAAACTCAAGAAGAGTGGTTCGAA gTCACTTTCCCAGAATTCCTCTGTGCTtcctgaggaggaggatgagaagtCTTGCAGTGAATCAGAGGCCTGTCGCCACAAACTCGCTGTGGATCAGCAGGag TGCGGAGTGACTCCAGACAGCGAGAACCTGACTCTCTCCTCGTCTGGAGCCATCGACCAGTCATCCTGCACCGGAACCCCGCTCTCCTCCACCATCACTTCCCCTgaag ACCCAGTGAGCAGCAGCCTGGCCCAGTCAGTGATGTCCATGGCCTCGTCCCACTCGCAGCACTCCCACATCAGCACTGACACCATGTCCTCCATGTCAGGGTCCTACCTGGCCGGGGCAGAAGGCGAGCACGGGGGGGACGAGGGGGGAGACGCTGAAGAAGGGGAGGAGAACCAGGACGCCCCCATGGAGAGCAGAGGACCCTCGCAACAGGACGGG GAATTTTCCAAGGAGCCAAAGGAACAAAACTACTCAGTGGCTGTAGAGGAGCAGGACTCGGAG GGGAACGATGTCACTGAAGAGGACTGCTCCTCCCCGTCTAATGGGAAAG GTGGGCGGAGCAGGTGTCCAGAGTTGGCCAATAACAATCAGGGCGTCGCCCTCTGTGACACACCCTCTTTGGGGTTGGATAATGAGCAGGCTCCCGACAGCCGATTCGCCG GTCTGATGTACCTCGGGGGCTACAGGCCTGTTTTGGAGCCCCTCCCCCACCACACCTCCACCAGCAATATTAACCTGGAGGAGCAGGGGGCAGAGAACAGGGACGGCCAGAGTCCTAAACATCCTCGCCGCGGACCACTCATTGtgtaa
- the rnf157 gene encoding E3 ubiquitin ligase RNF157 isoform X5, whose translation MGALTSRQNIGVEEVDIPSNSVYRYPPKSGSYFASHFIMGGEKFDSTHPEGYLFGENTDLNFLGTRPVAFPYAAPPPQEPVKTLRSLINIRKDTLRLVRCSEDLKLPGDEAAGKNRSCYNVEFTFDADTQVAITIYYQAIEEFHNGVPVYLPQDSSLQSETVHFKRGVCQQFCLPSHTVNLSEWADEELLFDMDKEIFPMVVQAVVDEGEEHLGHSHILLATFEKHMDGSYCVKPLKQKQVVDGVSYLLQEIYGIENKYNSQESKVADDEISDNSAECVVCLSDVRDTLILPCRHLCLCNACADTLRYQANCCPICRLPFRALLQIRAMRKKLSPLSPTSFNPVITSQTSDSEEHSASEHIPPGYEAVSLLEALNGPLNTSSVAPPLHSGPSHVTGALPPYSSDPHPAPARSPSPLDHSNSSQGLKLKKSGSKSLSQNSSVLPEEEDEKSCSESEACRHKLAVDQQECGVTPDSENLTLSSSGAIDQSSCTGTPLSSTITSPEDPVSSSLAQSVMSMASSHSQHSHISTDTMSSMSGSYLAGAEGEHGGDEGGDAEEGEENQDAPMESRGPSQQDGEFSKEPKEQNYSVAVEEQDSEGNDVTEEDCSSPSNGKDEESCPVHIED comes from the exons ATGGGAGCTTTAACAAGCAGGCAGAATATAGGCGTGGAAGAAGTGGACATTCCGTCCAATTCGGTGTACCGTTATCCACCGAAATCTG GGAGTTACTTCGCCAGCCATTTCATCATGGGGGGAGAGAAGTTTGACTCCACCCATCCTGAAGGTTACCTGTTCGGGGAAAACACAGACCTTAACTTCCTGGGGACCAGACCAGTAGCG ttccCTTACGCAGCCCCTCCACCTCAGGAACCAGTAAAGACGTTACGAAGCCTTATAAACATCCGTAAGGACACGCTGCGGCTTGTTCG ATGCAGCGAGGACCTGAAGCTGCCGGGTGACGAGGCGGCGGGTAAGAACAGGTCCTGCTACAACGTAGAGTTCACCTTTGATGCTGACACGCAGGTGGCCATCACCATCTACTACCAGGCCATAGAGGAGTTTCACAACGGAGTGCCGGT CTACCTGCCCCAGGACAGCTCTCTGCAGTCTGAGACGGTGCACTTCAAGAGGGGAGTTTGCCAGCAGTTCTGCCTGCCCTCACACACCGTCAACCTCAGCGAGTGGGCCGACGAGGAG ctgctgtttgataTGGACAAGGAGATCTTCCCCATGGTGGTGCAGGCCGTGGTCGACGAGGGGGAAG AACATTTGGGACACTCTCATATTCTGCTGGCGACATTTGAAAAG CACATGGATGGGAGCTACTGTGTGAAGCCTCTGAAGCAGAAACAAGTG GTGGATGGAGTGAGTTATCTACTGCAGGAGATCTATGGGATCGAGAACAAATACAACAGCCAAGAATCAAAG GTTGCCGACGACGAGATCAGCGACAACAGCGCggagtgtgtggtgtgtttgtcgGACGTGCGGGACACGCTCATCCTGCCGTGCAGACACCTGTGTCTCTGCAACGCCTGTGCAGACACTCTGCGCTACCAGGCCAACTGCTGCCCCATCTGCAGACTGC CGTTCAGAGCTCTGCTGCAGATCCGAGCCATGCGGAAGAAACTCAGTCCTTTGTCGCCTACCAGCTTTAACCCCGTCATCACCTCCCAGACGTCTGACTCAGAGGAACACTCG GCGTCGGAGCACATCCCTCCAGGCTACGAGGCGGTGTCTCTCCTGGAAGCGCTGAACGGCCCCCTCAACACCTCCTCGGTGGCTCCTCCTCTACACTCGGGTCCCAGTCACGTCACCGGAGCGCTGCCTCCTTACAGCAGTGACCCCCACCCGGCACCGGCCCGCTCCCCCTCCCCTCTAGACCACTCCAACTCCAGTCAGGGACTCAAACTCAAGAAGAGTGGTTCGAA gTCACTTTCCCAGAATTCCTCTGTGCTtcctgaggaggaggatgagaagtCTTGCAGTGAATCAGAGGCCTGTCGCCACAAACTCGCTGTGGATCAGCAGGag TGCGGAGTGACTCCAGACAGCGAGAACCTGACTCTCTCCTCGTCTGGAGCCATCGACCAGTCATCCTGCACCGGAACCCCGCTCTCCTCCACCATCACTTCCCCTgaag ACCCAGTGAGCAGCAGCCTGGCCCAGTCAGTGATGTCCATGGCCTCGTCCCACTCGCAGCACTCCCACATCAGCACTGACACCATGTCCTCCATGTCAGGGTCCTACCTGGCCGGGGCAGAAGGCGAGCACGGGGGGGACGAGGGGGGAGACGCTGAAGAAGGGGAGGAGAACCAGGACGCCCCCATGGAGAGCAGAGGACCCTCGCAACAGGACGGG GAATTTTCCAAGGAGCCAAAGGAACAAAACTACTCAGTGGCTGTAGAGGAGCAGGACTCGGAG GGGAACGATGTCACTGAAGAGGACTGCTCCTCCCCGTCTAATGGGAAAG ATGAGGAGTCGTGCCCAGTGCACATTGAGGACTAG